The following are from one region of the Hydrogenimonas sp. SS33 genome:
- the rpoD gene encoding RNA polymerase sigma factor RpoD, which yields MTAKELNQALEKLFEEHKNEKYITFETIVQLFEKQPTLTQAKNILKLAKKHDVKIITSSERAMLLNIEEAEKRETERQKLSDESLEEEFDFTREKELLEWSRSDSPVRMYLREMGQIPLLTKEEEIEISKKIEMGEDIILDAICSVPYLIDFILDYKEPLINRERRVKELFKSFEDTDSGDDDEEQDEAKRKSKKDDKRVKKVVETFKALEKAKKDWMKTQQKQPPEDAGEEEKFHYQLVLSYKKKVLKDRLLDLGPTSKLINELVKAMETALKSDEGFEKELKRLEYRLPLFNDQLKENHRKILENITNMSKEQIAAAVPEATMVSTYLQIKKLFQTKEASKDSFNLDPEKLQEILEQIKRGKKISEEAKTRMAKSNLRLVVSIAKRYTNRGLPFLDLIQEGNIGLMKAVDKFEYKKGYKFSTYATWWIRQAISRAIADQARTIRIPIHMIETINRINKIMRKHLQETGKEPDVETIAKEVGLSVDKVKNVIKITKEPVSLEAPVGSEEDGRFGDFIEDKNSASPVESVMKEDLKEQINDVLDQLNEREKAVICMRFGLMDDESDRTLEEIGKALNVTRERVRQIESSAIKKLKHPKVGRKLKNYIEE from the coding sequence ATGACTGCAAAAGAGCTGAATCAGGCACTCGAAAAACTCTTCGAAGAACACAAAAACGAAAAATACATCACCTTCGAAACCATCGTCCAGCTGTTCGAAAAGCAGCCGACGCTGACACAGGCGAAAAACATTCTCAAACTCGCCAAAAAACACGATGTCAAAATCATCACATCCAGCGAGCGGGCGATGCTGCTCAACATCGAGGAGGCGGAAAAGCGGGAGACGGAGCGGCAGAAACTCAGCGACGAATCCCTGGAGGAGGAGTTCGATTTCACCCGGGAAAAAGAGCTTCTGGAGTGGTCCCGCAGCGACTCTCCGGTGCGGATGTACCTTCGTGAAATGGGCCAGATCCCCCTTCTGACGAAAGAGGAGGAGATCGAGATCTCCAAAAAAATCGAGATGGGTGAAGACATCATCCTCGACGCCATCTGCTCGGTCCCCTACCTCATCGACTTCATCCTCGACTACAAAGAGCCCCTCATCAACCGGGAGCGGAGGGTCAAGGAGCTCTTTAAGAGCTTCGAAGATACCGACAGCGGCGACGACGATGAGGAGCAGGACGAAGCGAAGCGCAAAAGCAAAAAGGACGACAAGCGGGTCAAGAAGGTCGTCGAAACCTTCAAAGCGCTTGAGAAGGCGAAGAAGGACTGGATGAAAACCCAGCAGAAGCAGCCGCCCGAAGATGCCGGTGAGGAGGAGAAGTTCCACTACCAGCTGGTTCTCTCCTACAAGAAAAAGGTCCTCAAAGACCGGCTTCTGGACCTGGGACCCACTTCCAAACTGATCAACGAACTGGTCAAGGCGATGGAGACGGCCCTCAAGAGCGACGAAGGGTTCGAAAAAGAGCTGAAGCGCCTGGAGTACCGCCTGCCCCTCTTCAACGACCAGCTCAAAGAGAACCACAGAAAGATTCTCGAAAACATCACCAACATGTCCAAAGAGCAGATCGCGGCCGCCGTGCCGGAAGCGACAATGGTGAGCACCTACCTGCAGATCAAGAAGCTCTTTCAGACCAAAGAGGCGAGTAAGGACAGCTTCAACCTCGACCCGGAGAAGCTGCAGGAGATTCTGGAGCAGATCAAGCGGGGCAAGAAGATTTCCGAAGAGGCTAAAACCCGCATGGCCAAGTCGAACCTGCGCCTGGTCGTCTCCATCGCCAAACGCTACACCAACCGCGGCCTGCCGTTTTTGGACCTGATCCAGGAGGGCAACATCGGCCTGATGAAGGCGGTGGACAAGTTCGAGTACAAAAAGGGGTACAAATTCTCCACCTACGCCACCTGGTGGATCCGCCAGGCCATCAGCCGTGCCATCGCCGACCAGGCGAGAACCATCCGTATCCCGATCCACATGATCGAAACGATCAACCGCATCAACAAGATCATGCGCAAGCATCTCCAGGAGACGGGAAAAGAGCCCGATGTGGAAACCATCGCCAAAGAGGTGGGGCTGAGCGTCGACAAGGTCAAAAACGTCATCAAAATCACCAAAGAGCCCGTCAGCCTCGAAGCCCCCGTCGGCAGCGAAGAGGATGGCCGCTTCGGTGACTTCATAGAGGACAAAAACAGCGCCAGCCCCGTCGAATCGGTGATGAAAGAGGATCTCAAAGAGCAGATCAACGATGTCCTCGACCAGCTCAACGAACGGGAAAAGGCGGTCATCTGCATGCGATTCGGCCTTATGGACGACGAAAGCGACCGCACCCTCGAAGAGATAGGCAAAGCCCTCAACGTCACCCGTGAACGGGTCCGCCAGATCGAAAGCAGCGCCATCAAGAAGCTCAAACACCCCAAAGTCGGACGGAAGCTGAAAAACTATATTGAAGAGTAA